Genomic segment of Eupeodes corollae chromosome 2, idEupCoro1.1, whole genome shotgun sequence:
TCTCCATCCAAATAATCCTCAGATGAAAGATGATCGGAATGTGATACAGTTTTCTTAATAGAAAATCCAGTTGATTGCTCGATTGTTTGAGTAGCCCGTAGATAGAGCTTATTTGCCTTCTTTTCAAAGctgccaacatttttttaaagaaaagtaagtaggttttataaatttaaataatggatTAGATTACATTTGTTGCAAGCGAGCTGATGTAGTTTTTTTAGGTTCAACACGACTGCTGTGACGCGTTCTCTAtcgaaaatatgtttaaatgttatataaatgtttctctaaaaatgttattcGCTTATAGCTTCGATCTTTTATATAATCTTACCAAAGGTTCATTACCCCAACTTCCACTCTTCTGATGATCTTTGAGGTTCTGCAGCGACCTATAAATAATTTCACTTCTTTCCGATGCATAGATGACTGTGAATTCTCTACGCAAATTCTGATCCAGCCACAGCGATATTGTAGTCAACTCATCGCGTGTACTTTGTGAGAGTTGCTTTAGAGAAATATAATCTTCATTGGAAGAATCATCCTCTATATAAATCAAATCAAGTAAATCCACTGGTTTCAAGACATAACTATGCTTTTTTAGCAGCATTCTATAGTGATTGCAGAGACTTTCGCAACCAGTGTTGAATAAGCTGCTAACGTTTTCCAATTCAACACTTTGTGAGTTATGGTTCTTGAAATAGTCAATTGCATCACGTAGTTTGTTGAGTGCTTCAAGGAAGACCCCGATGCTACCTTCGGTCGGCCCTTGATGGATGAGATTACAAACCAATTGAGAAACCTCATAGTGCGATAAGACTATATCAAGACACTGCAGCGTTGCATCTAAATCTGGAAAACATTTGTAAGAGGTTAGAGTCTACTATATCTCCAGTTTAAAATCTGACTTAAGTACATACTCTGTTGCCGTTTTTGAAGGTGCTCGGTGGTGTTGTAAACAGGCAGCACGGTTTGCTCCAGCTTTCCTAATCTTTGTTCAAAAGTTGTAAGGATAGTTGACATCGAAGCAGTCAGctcattgtattttttaactCGTTCTTTGAGCAGGGAAAGATTTGCGGTTTCCTTAAAATGGGTTTGAATGTtaaagaattcaattttgttttaggaaGTACCTTTTCCAGTTTATCACCAAATTGTACGGAATTTTCaaagttattcatttttattgctAAAAAACTCCTCCctacaacaaaatcaaaataaattttgcactcacaaaaagttaaaaagtgaCAGACTAAAAAATGACAAGTGTTGTTGTATAATAAGTGTGTTCATATTCATGCCTATTACAGAATCCAGTCAGTAGGGGTAGCGAATGAAGTCAATTATGATACTTCCACCATAttaatgtcaaatgtcaaaaaaaaacactttgtaaCTCAATCAAAGGACTTGTAATTTGATAAATGTCGCTTTCTATTTTCAATATAGGTAATCGACAATAGCTAGAGAACTGACGACCTATAGGCAACTTTACAATAACAATCAACTTTCGATGTCTTAATTTGTCTGTCATTTACATGCGAAAATCTAAATCCTGTGTTTGTGTGGCTGttagttttatattattgtgaatgatttacatatataaattttataaaaaaaaaaaatatatatatatttaaaaaaataaatatagataGACACTGCCATTTCTCTAACATAAGTTTCTTGCATCtcacttttatactttttgatttgtaattCGAAAAaccaactgaaaaaaatatttaagtaaccataaagaaagaattttaacCTATACGATGAGAAAACAATTTCAGCACCGGTTAAATGATTCGctgttaaaagttttaagtaacCAAACATGGAATAGTGCATTAAGggacaaacaaaactaaagcacTCTATAATTTAGACCAATCAGAAAATGAAACAGAAAACGTCAAAATTGAAAGGTAACTggattgtttaatattttttattgcgTACAATTTGTTTGGGATGCTcggttctttttgtttgtttaacgttcagtttttttaaataatttgtaataaaaatggcCCACGaagtaaaacaacattttatacaAGCCTGTGCTGCGTTCGGTAGTCTAAGCAAAGCTAATGCCATTGATATTCTGAGACCAATATGCTCAAAATGTATGTAGAAAACATGGGGCtctaaaaattgtagatagaCTCAATACGTTCTTGTTTTTCAGATGAGGTTGATTTGCCTGAAGACTCGCActttaaaaacttcataaaagACATCAATGAAGATCTGAATCGTTTCGATCACGATATATCATGCGTGAAGTACCCATTATCGAAGGAAGAATTCATAGTTTTCCGTGCTGTGAACACGAAAGTAACTCGTTTTCTAAGCCATCTCTCCGAACAAGATCGCAATTACTTTCGACTTCTTCTGACGACCATCGCCTGTGCGGAGAACTATGGAATATCAGATATGGAGGCAATCAATCTATCAACTCGACTAACAGATAAACCTTTGGCCAAAAATCGTGCCGAAGATTTGCTGCAGAACTGGAAAAATGTAGGGTACTTCTATGAATTAGATAATACTTTGTATTTGGGTCCACGGATGATTGTTGAATTCGAGAGTTTACTATTGAGTGCTTTCCCAGATGACGTGAAGGAATGTTcactttgtaaaaaaattgttctctGGGTAAGTACGACctagaatttttttaatacgtcaataatattattttttcttttttggacgCAGGACCCATCATGCAACGAATGTGAAACTAAATTCCATGCGGAGTGCATTCGCAAGTATTTGATAAAATCTTCCAATTGTCCGGCTTGTCAAAAACTTTGGAGTACttcatttgtttaatttttgaaattttccaaattgatttaaatatgttAAGAATGTTATTTCTGTAATAttgtaaactttattttagaaaactaattttaacctTATTTAACTTAGAGTGGTGTAACCATAAGATAGAAATTAGGTACAAGACagtattgaaataataaatggtCTGATATTTAGTTTTCAACATATATTAGTTAGACTATGGGCACTACATTTGATCGGTCAATGGGCAGCTACAgtcgacataagggacttgaaagtaatgcacgtttctagtatctgaatggccagctgccaaaaaattgccatCCAATTAAGGCCTTccagtaagtcaagaaaaatctccctaactattaagccAAGTCATTCAACCGaaaactgaactttattactctatgatttatttattttctgcacaacatcatttaatgctttctgtaaaaagcttccttgtaaatttggaaaaggaataacttatatttctttacaatacaaaatacaaatcgtgatggacttgtagcttgcctgaggagtgttctGTAGACAATAATGATGTTGGTAGTTTTTGAACTATAAACTTGAAATAGaagtttgtgaagtaaagttctgcatttgaaatttatgacacttaaaaaactaactagttttttacgttcaaagaataaagttgactgcaaatgaagtccgttatgttgtctgaacctgcccaatgtctcgcattaaaaagaaaaactgtcagtAATGGAATAGAAATTTCTATgggtaaaatatttgt
This window contains:
- the LOC129948039 gene encoding non-structural maintenance of chromosomes element 1 homolog — protein: MAHEVKQHFIQACAAFGSLSKANAIDILRPICSKYEVDLPEDSHFKNFIKDINEDLNRFDHDISCVKYPLSKEEFIVFRAVNTKVTRFLSHLSEQDRNYFRLLLTTIACAENYGISDMEAINLSTRLTDKPLAKNRAEDLLQNWKNVGYFYELDNTLYLGPRMIVEFESLLLSAFPDDVKECSLCKKIVLWDPSCNECETKFHAECIRKYLIKSSNCPACQKLWSTSFV